Within the Rosa rugosa chromosome 2, drRosRugo1.1, whole genome shotgun sequence genome, the region GAGAGAGATCTAGACCTGTTGCGTTGGTTGTTGCACCATCGCCGCCGGTAGCCGTACTACAAGCCAGATTGCAGCCACAGCGAGTGTCAGCCAATAAGCAGAAGTCCAGCGCCTCCATTCCCGATGGAACAACAAGAACACTCATACCACCGCCACAAGAGATGTCGTCGACATCAAGGCAAGGGTCGGATCAAGCATATAAATCCCCTGCCCTGGGAGAGACTTCAATCTGGTGGCCTACCCACTAGCCAATCGAATCTGGAGCCATCATCGCTCGACACTAAATCCACCGTATGAAAAACAGAGCCACCTTGAAGACCAACAACTGAAGAAGGAGCATAGTAGTAATGTCGTGAGATTAGGGATGGAAAAAATCCCCAACGGGACAGAGCTCCATTGGATATCTTCCCCTAATGGGGGGAGGATTCGGGGaaaaatggggaatggggatgggatccccaatccccgctatctaagattggggatgagACGgagatggtattgtgatccccatccccaaacccgccccaataacatatacatatatttaatttatatatattttaaattatattaatatattttttataatataaataacaaatatatacatttactactttactttaatgagCTATACTTTTACAATATATAAATGGCTGctttttgacttttgcactaactgaattatgatttatgaatttaatcatgttttaattttatttgttgtagattttgatttaaaaaaaggtaatatgagaaaaaaattattttatttattaaattcttattgggaaTTTGGGGCAGGTTTGGAGGCCtagtccccagtggggatggggacgaggaatccccaatatatttttcttggggattggggcggggatgggggtggGGGTGGAGAGGGGAtgatattgtgatccccatctcCAATCcaccccattgccatccctacgTGAGATAGCTGTGAGGCCGTCCACCAGTCCGAGAGCAACGGAATACGCAGCCTCCATGCTTGACGGCTCCAAAGGGAGACAatacttttagggttttgagagaGAAACTCTGAGAGCCATCTTTTAACTTTAGGTTGGATAAGCTTAATTATAGCACTCACATTTAACTTATTAAATAAGATTAGATTAGACATCAAATGAGGCAAATTTCGTGTCAAGAAACAACTTGAGATTGAAAATCCTGTGTCCGAAGTTTGTTAAACTATCTGACGCAGAGTTGGATTCTCTAAAGATATGCTTGAAACAAATGTCTTCAAGAGATAAGCTAAGGGACTTGATATATGCCATAGTCTATTTGATATTCTAGGAGGTAGAGTAAATGTCATTGATGCAATTGATGAGAACCTTTGAGTCACGATCTACATGAATATTCTTACAACCAGAGCTTGAAGCTTGAATGAGACAATCACGGAGAGCAAGAGCTTCTGCTAACAAGACATTAGAAGAGCCTAGATACTTGCCTATACTATCAACCTAGGGTGTGGGGAGGGAAATGACACGCGAAATGGGACCTTAAACTTGCACATTGTCCTTGTACAGGGTAGAGTACCAAACCTTTGGAGTCGTTCCCTATGTTTCCctcttgtgatttttttttattttcttgttctttttcttaGCAATAGTGGCCGAACTATTTCACACAGGTTAGAATGATGCCTACCAATCTAAAATAATTAATGTATGTATATGAAGTTCTAAATCTTCAAATGGTACATCTATTCTGTTAATTAATTGTTAGTTAAGTTAAGCACATGTTGCGTATGTTAGTTAAGTTAAGCACATGTTGCGTATGCGAATTGATTTTTAAGATTTTAGAAACTGTCggttaaaaaaaaagagcaaaatATCTATTTActcaaatttgagctacactaacccaatttacccaaacatcttctaagattgcccacttacccaataaattatatatattttttgccctattacccaattaagttatcttttattgttttttgtttattttgggaCAATTAAGTCattggagacttcgccggaatcGGGTCACCGGCCGCTGGATTTcggttttattgccccccccccccccccccaataaaaatttgttgtacatacctccaacaatatggagtatttgctatctcaccaagcataagtaacaccctctttgggacacccacaagtcatggtgaggcccaaccgctacttgcatcttgtagccctatgttcaagctacgctacggtatctggaagtcgcaaatccgccgccgggaagccacctttccggccttgccaacatgccctcacaactaggctttctacactagaatagttgttacttgtcccacatcgaaaacaatgtaaaggagatggcttccttcacttataaaaggaactctcctcccacttaaacacaattcatcccattacatctcttgtaatcttgttaggccgcaaggctcaacacactagtacaacattcaagtggacgtagtctcccgctaaggcgggaggtgaaccactatacatctcttgtcaatctctctctctctctctttacttatcgttaattagatccccacggatccaagcattaacatttgTCGAGTTTTATTGGGAGGTAATAAAAGTCTTCGGCGACTTCTTTTGGAACCTTCGGACCAGCCGTGACCGGACTCCGgttttattgccctccaataaactttccattgccccccaataaactttattgccccaataaaaatttattgggtttATTGGGGTGTAAGTCTGCGGCGACCTCTGACAACCTCTGGCAGGTGACAGGAGTCCGGCGACTGGTGACTGGAGTCTCGTAaagtctccaatgactttttaattatttggagggcaaacttgtctttttacattcaaatggggtaagtgggcacaCAAATCTTTTAATAGAGTAAGTGAGCATTTGTTGGGCCCAAATTGGGTAAATAGTTAagagcccaaaaaaaaaatcattatacacacacacacacacatggcccttctagtgagggatccatttttttagttttttttctagggttagggcattagaccaacttttcgaccatatttcggcatctcaaccgttcagtttttaggtcctaatgtgtagatcacatctacaaattttcagccaaattgattatcattaaagcattcaaaatgacgatttaagattataattatgaacggttcaagtttgacagatttggttcatccattgatttaatctagtttgataccttaacgatcaccgatttggctgaaaatgtgcagaagtgatctacacattaggacctaaaaactgaacggttgagatgttgaaatgtgatcgaaaagttggtctaatgccctatctctagaaaagaccaaaaaatggATTCCTTAGTGGAAGGAccctctacacacacacacacaatgctTCTCTGCTAAGGACCTCTGCGTATATTAAAGTATGTGGATTTCCTTgatagactcacttttcgattgcatatccacatctcaaccgttcagtttttaggtcctaatgtataggtcacttatgcaaattttcagccatgTCATCAATTTGACGGAGCCGTCACAAAAATTGGATGGAGGTATCACGTCGATATCAAAATAAgacttcaggtatcacattggtatAGTTAAGAGTTTgagtatcaaattggccttggcactaGAGTTTGGGCACTGATGGtgaattttttttgtataaatttaGAGTAACATAAGAAGCATACGTAAATCTTGTACAATCAggtatctttttctttttaaaggtTGAGAGTTGAGGTTATTGTTGTGAAAATTGAGAAAGGGATTTTGATGAATTATAAAGATACATTAGGGTTTCTAATATATATTAGACAGAGAAACtcaaatttacaaaaatattCTTATGTTAATGGTTCGTATCATATTAACGGACTAACACTAAACTAAACTATTAAAATTCATGTTCTTATTGTGGTGACCTTATATGGAACTAAACCTAAAAATCTCAAACCAAATCCTTATAATTTCATTCGTGTTATCGTATCGTGTGCAATTTTGCTAGATCTAAACACAAATACATCTCACTGGTCAAATTTCACTCGCATTAGAGATTGTGTGGATTGAGAATGGATAATACTTGGCTAACTATAACTGGTTAGCCAAGGCTAACCATAGCTAATAACAAGAGCACACGTGTTAAAATGAATACTCATAGTTTTTGCTTCTCTTGTACATCATTGCGATGAAATCTTCTTCACATTTTTCTTATCAAACACATTTAGCTAGTTATTGGACATGTGTCATCTTATTATTGGCTATGGTTAGCCTTGggataaaaaaaagaataagaaattGTGTATAAAAGTTTTCCTAAATTTGGGCATCCGAACCCGTTCCGGACCCGGTCCGATCGATCAccttttttaactttttaagaGACAATTGCTTAGCTTGTGCTCACTCTCTAGCAGTTGCAGGTCTTCCGATATGGAACCCAAACTCGAATCAGGGTAATTTACCTTCTTTTCCTGTCCTATTTCTCAATTCCTCTTTAAAGTGTGTTATCTGGCTTCCTTCTTACATTCCAGTTTTGTTAAATAGAGGCTTTTGGTTTGAAGTTTCATAATCATTGCTCTACCGATTTCTGCATCTTTTTTCAGTATTTCCAGTGTACAATGATCTATATGATTTTGGGTTTGAACACTTGCTTTCACATCACAATTATGAAGTAGCTATATTGGGTTTTGTATCTTTAAATTCATTACAAACTGAAAATTTACTTATGAATGTAGTAGATGCAAAAGAAGTTGGAAGCACCCAACTCAAACTACCTTTAGGAGTGGTTGAGTCTTTAATGGAGGAGTAAAGAGCTTTTGTAAACTCGTAGACTTGTGAAGAATATCAGCTGATAGGAATGGAATTGAGGAATTTACCGAATAAACTTTAGAATTAGATTACTGAGTGCTTTGGAATACTCTAGTGTAAAGACAATTAACTTGTGATTACAGCTGTTGCATTGTACTCATTATTTGGAAAACTGTAAACATGTCATAAAGAACTTGTTTCGTGGTCTATGGTTTTATACTTTTGTAATATTATTTGTTATTGTAGTTATTTGAGATGGCATTACTGTATCTAGTAACAATATGTCGCATCTGTATTTTGGTATGCTATTCTGTGGTAGTTGCTGACccgtttttctttttgtatgtTTCTATAATTTATATATGTAGACGACTGGAAAGTGCTACACTAGCAAAGTGCACTTATCGCTCAGTAGCATTCCTAACTGCATTGTATGAAAATAGCAAGTATGCGGACATTTGTGATGAGATTTGTTCAAGGTTTAAGGTACTGGACATAGGGAGCTTTGAGCTGACATATGCTATCCCTGATCACCCTAATTGTTTGCTGCAATCGGATATGGATGTGCGCATGATGTTGATGTGTCTAGAAATGTTGAATATTAGGATTGTTGATATATTAGTGAAGGATCGTGTGAATTCCAATATTGAAGGCGCTGGTCAAAATCATGTAGAGTCTGCAGGTTCTAATAACGTGCCTATTCATACAACACCTATGTCACGCACAGTAGAAAGTCACAGTGCCACTGGTGAGAATGAACACTTGGGGAATTCAACATCACATGAAGATAATGCATATTTGTCTCAAGGTTGGCGGGAATATATTAGTCATGCTGGTCAGAAGTTTGAGGGGGGAGTAACTGAATTCCGTAACAAGTTGCGTATGTATGCCATTGAGATGGGATTTCGTTTTGTTTACACAAGGAACGATAAGTTCCGCGTTATTGCTGAATGTTTTAAGAAGTCAGAGGGATGTAACTGGCATATATTTGGTGCCTCATGTCAAGCAAATGGCTATTTTTACATAAGGAGTTTGAATAATGTTCATACATGCACGAGCTGTACACGTGGGCCGAAAAGTAAGATGATGAGTTCAAAGATCATATCTTCTGTTATTGTGGATCAAATCCGTGAAAAACCAACAATTAAACCAGCAGATATTGTCAAGGATTTTAAGCAACAATATGGTCTTGATATCTCTTATCGTATTGCGTGGGCTGGGACAAAATTGGCTAAGAGCAAAGTTCATGGTGATGAATCCTTGTCTTATCATCAGTTGGTTTGGTATAGAGACGCTTTAATGTCTACCAATCCTGGATCACATTGTGTGTTGGAGTCTGATCCAGGGACTTCTCGTTTTCAGAGATTGTTTGTTTGCTACGGTGCTTGCATTGAGGGATTTCAGTGGTGCAGACCCCTGTTGTTCATAGATGCTATTTTTCTGAAAAGTAAGTATAAGGGACAGCTAATAGGTGCAACTGGGAAGGATGGAAATCAAGGTATAGTTTTAGTTATTTCTACTTACTGAGATGGTTGATGAGATACTTTACATATCATCTTATATCAAAATAGTTGGAAAACGAACATTAATATGTAGTTATCTGAATAAGGTACATGCATTTGTTTTGTACAGTGATTTTGAATGTAGTGTATATCATTGAAATACCAAATTACTCATTCCCTGTCCTTATATGTTATTGGTTCTCAGGATATTTTCCTTTTGCGTTTGCGATCATGGACTCTGAAAGCGATGAAAACTGGAGCTGGTTCTTTGATAATTTAGCAAAAGTTTTGACTCCGGAAGGCAGGACAATTACATTTGTATCTGATCGTAACAAAGGTTTGATTGAAGGTATTTCAAACATATTTCCTACATCTCATCATGCATTTTGTTTGGACGGTTTGAAGAAGAATCTTTTTTCAATATTTCCTGCTACGTATGCTAAATTTTTCCAAGAACGAATTGTTGATCTTTTTATGCGATGCGCCTACGCTCCAACGGAAGCTGCCTTCGAGTTTAATTTGAAAAATTTAAAAGATGAGGGTGGTGCTCCTATTAAGACTTTTCTTGAAAATCTTCCCAAGGAGAATTGGTCTTATGCTTATTTCAAGGGAAATGGATATGATGAGATATGTAACAATGTTTCTGAATCATTTACTTCTTGGGTTTCTGAGCTATGGATGCTTCCTATCTGCCAAATGGTTGATGGTATCGGGATTAAGCTCATGGATATAATAGCTGAAAGGAATCGTGAAGCAGGGCAATGGAGTTCTGTTTTGTGTCCTGAGATGGAGAGAACCTTGAACGAAACCTTGATCATGGGTAAGAATTGGAATGTTACTTGTTCTAGTGCTTCTGTTTTTGAGGTTCATGTGGAGGGTACTGTTACTGTTGATTTGAGTAATCATTTTTGCTCTTGTCAAGATTGGCAAAGAAAAGGCTTTCCCTGTGCTCATGCACTTGTTGCTGTTCAAAAGAATTCTGGCTGCATTTATGATTATGTTGGCGATTTCTTCAAGTCAAGTTACTTTAGAAGTTCGTATGCAACTCTTATTTCTCCCATACCCGACATTGAGAATGCAACGCATGAAGGTTCAGATGACAGAGTTATCTTGCCTCCTCTTTCAAGGAAGTGTCCAGGTCCGATGGCTAAAAAGCTTAAATCTGTTGAGAAACTACCCAGGGCCATAAAATGTGGTCGATGTGGTGCAGTTGGACGACATAACAAGAAGACGTGTACTGCGAATATTTGATTTAGATTCTTAGCAGTTTTGTTTTAGTGTAGAAAGAGTTATGATTAGGTGATTGAACATCTTGTTAATAGGGGCTACTCATATTGAAGAAACTGACACCTCTGCTCAAGTTGTTTTTAGCAAGAGTTAACCCAGTTGCTCAAACACACTACTGCCTTACTCGACTACAGATAGCCATGAGCAAAGGATACAATATGTCTAGTCGTCTACAAATTCATTTTAAATCTTTGTTTTTCCGTTTGCAAAACTAAATGTGCTTGGTTGCTTGCAACTTGAAGAACATGGGAATAATAATGCTTCCATTGTGTTAATTTTGTAGTGAAGATTATATTGCCATTTTTCAGGCAAATGAGCTGTGTTTTGTTATAAAATGGAAGTAAAGAGGCTTTTTGACCATATACCCAATTTTGGACCAAACTATTTTGGTTAGGGATTTCCTTACTATGAAGGATCCCCCCAACCCTCCGGAGGTAAGCCGGAATACGGACTACCGCTGGCCGCATAAATTTTACCAAGTTGAGTTTCGAACTCTGGTGCTCGTTCCAAGACTAGGATAGTTGAGTTTGTTAACTCAAGCACCCCAC harbors:
- the LOC133734288 gene encoding uncharacterized protein LOC133734288 isoform X2 yields the protein MEPKLESGRLESATLAKCTYRSVAFLTALYENSKYADICDEICSRFKVLDIGSFELTYAIPDHPNCLLQSDMDVRMMLMCLEMLNIRIVDILVKDRVNSNIEGAGQNHVESAGSNNVPIHTTPMSRTVESHSATGENEHLGNSTSHEDNAYLSQGWREYISHAGQKFEGGVTEFRNKLRMYAIEMGFRFVYTRNDKFRVIAECFKKSEGCNWHIFGASCQANGYFYIRSLNNVHTCTSCTRGPKSKMMSSKIISSVIVDQIREKPTIKPADIVKDFKQQYGLDISYRIAWAGTKLAKSKVHGDESLSYHQLVWYRDALMSTNPGSHCVLESDPGTSRFQRLFVCYGACIEGFQWCRPLLFIDAIFLKSKYKGQLIGATGKDGNQGYFPFAFAIMDSESDENWSWFFDNLAKVLTPEGRTITFVSDRNKGLIEGISNIFPTSHHAFCLDGLKKNLFSIFPATYAKFFQERIVDLFMRCAYAPTEAAFEFNLKNLKDEGGAPIKTFLENLPKENWSYAYFKGNGYDEICNNVSESFTSWVSELWMLPICQMVDGIGIKLMDIIAERNREAGQWSSVLCPEMERTLNETLIMDWQRKGFPCAHALVAVQKNSGCIYDYVGDFFKSSYFRSSYATLISPIPDIENATHEGSDDRVILPPLSRKCPGPMAKKLKSVEKLPRAIKCGRCGAVGRHNKKTCTANI
- the LOC133734288 gene encoding uncharacterized protein LOC133734288 isoform X1: MEPKLESGRLESATLAKCTYRSVAFLTALYENSKYADICDEICSRFKVLDIGSFELTYAIPDHPNCLLQSDMDVRMMLMCLEMLNIRIVDILVKDRVNSNIEGAGQNHVESAGSNNVPIHTTPMSRTVESHSATGENEHLGNSTSHEDNAYLSQGWREYISHAGQKFEGGVTEFRNKLRMYAIEMGFRFVYTRNDKFRVIAECFKKSEGCNWHIFGASCQANGYFYIRSLNNVHTCTSCTRGPKSKMMSSKIISSVIVDQIREKPTIKPADIVKDFKQQYGLDISYRIAWAGTKLAKSKVHGDESLSYHQLVWYRDALMSTNPGSHCVLESDPGTSRFQRLFVCYGACIEGFQWCRPLLFIDAIFLKSKYKGQLIGATGKDGNQGYFPFAFAIMDSESDENWSWFFDNLAKVLTPEGRTITFVSDRNKGLIEGISNIFPTSHHAFCLDGLKKNLFSIFPATYAKFFQERIVDLFMRCAYAPTEAAFEFNLKNLKDEGGAPIKTFLENLPKENWSYAYFKGNGYDEICNNVSESFTSWVSELWMLPICQMVDGIGIKLMDIIAERNREAGQWSSVLCPEMERTLNETLIMGKNWNVTCSSASVFEVHVEGTVTVDLSNHFCSCQDWQRKGFPCAHALVAVQKNSGCIYDYVGDFFKSSYFRSSYATLISPIPDIENATHEGSDDRVILPPLSRKCPGPMAKKLKSVEKLPRAIKCGRCGAVGRHNKKTCTANI